DNA from Candidatus Aminicenantes bacterium:
AGTCCGGATGATATCTCCGGGCCCCACGGGGAGGTTCAGGCTGGCCGGCTCAGGCGTTTTGGCGCCGTCGCGCAGAACGACCGGGTCCATCGCGTCGTTACGGATATCGGTCAGGCTGATATGGCCGAAATAAAAATCCTTCGGCCCGTTGACGATTTGGTAGACCTCGCCGGCTCCGGCCAAGACGCCGAGAGCCAGGGTTGCCGAGATCAAGAACAGGACTCTTTTAGGCGTCATGATCAGACTCCTTCCGCTTCTGTCATTATATAGGCATGCAAGGACTATGCCAAGCGCCTCCAGGGGCAGAAATCAGATCGGAAGCCCCTGCTGTCCCTGAAAGTGGACAGATGTACAGTCGGCGCGTTGATCGGCGGGCCAATGTCGGATAAAATGAATAACGGATTCCATTCCATGCCCCGCTATAGAAACCCCGCCCCGACCATCGATCTGATCATCGAGATCGAGGATGCGCGGAAGCGCCCCGGGATCATTCTAATAAAAAGAGGCCACTATCCCCCCGGCTGGGCCCTGCCCGGCGGGTTCGTTGAATACGGCGAGACGCTGGAGCAGGCCGCCGTCCGCGAAGCAAAGGAGGAGACGGGACTCCTGGTCAAGCTGCTGGGCCAGTTCCACACCTACTCCGACCCGGCCCGCGACCCTCGCAAGCACACCATCTCGACCGTCTTCCTGGCCAAGGCCAAAGGCACCCCCCAGGGGGGCGACGACGCCCGCCTGGCGGCCGTGTTCACACGGCGAACCCTACCGGCCCCATTAGCCTTCGATCACGCCCAAATCCTGGCCGATTATTACCGATACAAATCGGGCCGAGCCCGCAAGACCGGCCCGCCGCTCCCGCGAGGAGGGACCCATGGACGAACATAGCAACGGCCCCGATGCGCCCAACCCGCAAAACCTGGATCTCAGGGAAGTCACCCACGTCTGGGGGCTGGCCGAGGCCGACGTCATCAAAAGCTACCTGGAAAGCAACGGCATCGAATGCATCTACCAGACCATAGTCGCCCCCTTCGTCCATGTCTTCACCACGGACGGCATGGGCGAGATCAAGATCATGGTCAAGGCGGAGGACTTGGAAGCCGCCAAGGGTCTTCTGGAAAAGACGGACATCGCGCCCGAAGAAAGCTAGCCCAAACGGCCGAATAAGTCCCAAGACGGCTCGCCCGCCGCCAAACAGCCGTAGTTTTAACCTTGAATCCCACTCAAGGTGATTTTTCGGCACTTTTTAGACCCGGATGGGCCCAAAAATATCCCTAAAAAACGGAAAATTTCCCTTGACTTGGAAAAAAATGGGGGCTATATTGAGTTCGAAATGGGATCTACTGGGAAGAAATGGGCGAAGAGAAGTTTATCGGGAGCTATGAGGCCACCCTCGACAAAGCCGGCCGTCTGAAAATTCCAGAACGGTTCCGGACCTTGCTCGAAGGTCGGTACGGCCCTCGTCTTTTCATCACCTCCCTCGAAAACGAATCCGTCCGGATCTTCCCCCTTCCCGTTTGGGAAGAGATGACGGGCACTTCCGAGATCCAGATGGCGTTCATTCGTTCCAGCTACCGCGAGTTCTTCTTGAACGCCCACGGCCGCGGCTGTCCAGGCGAAATCGACGCCAAGGGCCGCGTCCTCATCCCGCCCCGCCTTCGCGAGAAGACGGGCCTGCGGGCCGAGGTCAAGGTCGTGGGCCTCAACAACTATCTCGAGGTCTGGGACGCCGAACGCCTGGAGGCCCGGCTCGATCAGCATCCCCTGACCGGGGATGAGATCGACCGCTTCGCCTCGCTCGGGCCCGTCCGGAAGCCGGAATGAGCCGACCCGAGCATATACCTGTCCTCCTCGACGAATCGCTGGACAAGCTGGCCGGCGACCGCCCCGGCCTCTACGTCGATTGCACCCTGGGCCTGGGCGGCCACTCGTTCGAGATCCTGCGCCGCAACCCCAAAGCCGAGATCGTCGGCCTGGATCTCGACGAGCAGGCCATCCGCATCGCCCAGCAGAGGCTCGAGCCGTTCGGCGACCGGGTGACGCTTTATCTCAGCGACTACCGCAACCTACCCGAAATCGAGATCGACTTCAAGCGCGTCCGCGGCGTCCTCGTCGATAGGGGCATGTCCTCTTTCCAATTGGACTCCCCGGAGCGCGGCTTCAGCCATGGGGTGGACGGCCCGCTCGACATGCGCATGGACTTGCGGGCCAAGATGAGCGCCGCCAAGATCCTGGAGAAGGCCTCCGAGATCAAGCTGGCCCAGATCTTCCGAGACTACGGCGAGCTCCGGCAGGCCCACAAGCTGGCCCGGGCCATCGCCTCGGCCCGCCGCCTCAAACCGCTCGAGAGCACGACCGAGCTGCGGGTGCTGGTCGAGCAGGTCTGCCACTGGATCCCCCAAAAGGGCAAGATCCACCCGGCCTCCAAAGTCTTCCAGGCGCTTCGGATCGAGGTCAACAACGAGCTCGAGAACCAGGACGCCTTCCTCGAGTCGACCCTGCGGCTCCTGCCGCCCGGCGGCCGCCTGGTCGTCATCTCCTTCCACTCGCTGGAAGACCGCATCGTCAAGCATACCTTCCTGAAGCTGGCCGACGCCGCTTCCGGCTCTCCCCTGATCGATATCCTGACCCGCAAGCCGGTCACGCCCTCCGAGGCGGAGGTGGCGCGCAACCCGCGATCGCGGTCGGCCAAGCTGCGGGCGGCGGAGCGGCGATGATGGTCCGCAAGCCCCACCCGCCGCGCGAGATCGTCGTCTGGATCGCGATCGCCCTCCTCGTGATCTCCGTCCTGTTCTTCTATCTCTGGCACATCAACGAGAAGCATCGTTTGGGCTTGCGCACAACGACCCTCGAGGCCCAGCTTAAGCTCTTGGGCGAAGAGGTCAGCCGGCTGGAGACCCGCAAGGCCGCCCTGCTGGCCTTGGACCGGGTCGATCGGATCGCCCGCCAGAGCCTCGGGCTGGCCGAACCGCGGCCGGATCAGATCGTCGTCGAGGAGCGCTGAACGATGGCCGCCAACCTCGTCCAGGATCTCTACCGGAAGAAAGCCCGGCGCCGCATCCGGGTGTCCGCTTTCATCTGCTTCCTGTGGCTCCTGGTCGTGGTCGGCCGCCTCGTCGAGCTTCAGGTCTTCGGCCACGGCCGAGCCGTCGAGAGAGTCGCGGCCCAGAACCAACAGGCGGACGAGATCCAAGCTCGGCGCGGCACGATCTATGACCGCAACGGCCGCATCCTGGCCGCCACCCTCCCCGCCCGGACGATCTATTATGATCCCAATATCCAAGAGCCTCTGGCCGTCCGCTACGAACCCATCAAGCGCCTGCGGGAGAAGCTCGAGCTCAGCAATGAGGACCTGGCCCGTTTCCAAAGTCAATTGGCCCATGGCGCCCGCCGTATCTGGCTCAAACGAAAGGCCGATCCGGCTCTGGCCGCCCAGGTTCAATCAGACCATCTCCGGATCAATAGCTGGGAGGAGACCAAGCGCTACTACCCGCTCGGCCGGCAGGCGGCCCATGTCCTCGGAGGCGTCAAGGCCAGCGGCGAAGGGGCGGCCGGGATCGAGTCCAAGTTCAATGCCATCCTGATGGGCAAGCCGGGCAAAGCCATCATCCTGCAGGACGCCAGGCAGCGCGAGTACGACTACGAAGTCCTGGAGGAGCCCGAGATCGGTCGCGACTTGACCTTGACCCTGGACGAAACGATCCAATACATCGCCCAGACGGAGCTCGAGCGGGCCGTCGCCTCGACCCGCTCGGCCTGGGGCACGGTCATCGTGTCCAACCCCGGCTCGGGCGATATCCTGGCCATGGCCACGGCCCCGGCCTACGATCCCAACCTCTTCTCCAAAACGCCGGAAGCCGATTTCAACCGGGCCATCCGTTACACCATCGAGCCCGGCTCGACCTTCAAGATCGTCACCGCCGCCGCCGCCCTCGAGTCCCGGGCGGTCGGCCTTTCCGAGACCTTCGACTGCGGGGAAGGGGCCATCGCCCTACCCGGCGGATCCATCCGCGACCACAAGCTGTTCGGGATCCTCGACTTCCCCGGCATCATCATTCATTCCTCCAACGTCGGCACCATCCAAGTCGGTCGGCGCCTCGACCCGGACGCGTTCGAAGCCGTGATCAGGGCCTTCGGCTTCGGCCGCCGGACGGGCATCGAGCTGCCGGGCGAAGAACCGGGCTCCCTCCGGCCGGTGGCCGAATGGAGCCGCCGATCCCAGGCCTCGCTCTCGATCGGCTACGAAATCTCCGTCACGCCTCTCCAGCTCCTGCAGGCCGTCAACATCGTGGCCAATCGGGGCCGGCTTGTGCCGCCCCGCATCGTCAAGTGGATCCAGGGCGGTCGGCCGCGCCGGGACGCGGAGACCTTCGCCACCGTCCTGTCGGCAGCCTCGTGCGAGAAGCTCGTCGGCATCCTGAAGCGGGTCGTGGTCGAAGGGACGGGCAAGGAAGCCCTGGCCGAGGGCTACACCGCGGCGGGCAAAACGGGCACCACCCAGATCTACGACCCGGCGGCCAAAGCCTATTCAACCAAGCGCCATATCGCCTCGTTCGTGGGCTTCACGCCGGCGGAAAGCCCCCAGCTCGCCATGGTCGTCATCCTCTATGACCCCCAAACCGAAGAGCACTACGGCGGCCAAGTCGCGGCCCCCGTCTTCCGGGAGATCGCCCGCCGGGTCCTGCTGACCCTCGGCATCGCGCCGCGCCGGCCGGCCGGCTTGCTCGTCGCCGGCCTGCGGAAGGACGGTTCCCGATGATCCTGGAAGACGTCCTTAAAGGAGTCCCGGTTCTGTCCCTGGCCGGCGATCCGCATATCGAGATCACGGCGATCGCTTATGCCTCGGCCGAAGTCGTTCCCGGCGCCCTCTTCGCCGCGCTCAAGGGCGAGAAGAAGGACGGCCACGACTTCATCCCCGATGCGCTCAAACGAGGGGCGGCCGCAATCCTGTCCGACCGGCCCCAGCCCGAGGGCGGGCTTGAAGGGACGACGGCGGCCTGGATCCAGGTTTTCGATCCCCGCGACTCCCTGGCCCTTGGCGCGGCCAATTTCTACGGTCACCCGGCCCGTCGGCTCAAGCTCGTCGGGATCACGGGGACCAAGGGCAAGACGACCCTGACCTATCTGCTCGAGGCGATCCTGGAGAAAGCCGGGTTCACGGTTGGGGTCATCGGCACCATCAACTACCGCCGGCCCGGAGTCGTCCGGACGGCCGTGCGGACGACCCCCGAGGCCCCCGATCTGCAGCGAATGCTGGCCGAGATGCTGGAAGCGGGCGTCACCCATTGCGTCATGGAGGTCTCCTCCCACGCCCTGGACCGCAAGCGGGTCTCCCGGATCGGGTTCGATGTAGCCGTGTTTACAAACCTGAGCGGCGACCATCTCGATTACCACCTGACCATGGAAGACTACTTCGAGGCCAAGAAGAAGCTCTTCTTTCTCAACGACAAGAGCAAGAGGACGGCCGTGGTCAACGATGACGATCCTTGGGGCCAACGGCTGATCGCCGAGCTCCCGATGACCACGATCGGATTCGGGCTCAGCCCGTCGGCCCTGGTCCGGGCCGAGCGGCCCAAGCTCGACGGACTGGGAATCGAAGCTTTGATTCGTTTCCCCGGAGGCCAGGTCGCGATCGCGTCTCCCCTCTCGGGCAAGCACAACCTATATAACATTCTGGCCGCCTTTTCCTCCGCCCTGGCCCTGGGCATCCCGGCCACGATCATCCGCGACGGCATCGCGGCGATGAGCCAGGTGCCCGGGCGGTTCGAGCGGGTCGACAACAGCCTGGGCTTCCATGTCTATGTCGACTACGCCCATACCGACGCCGCGTTGCGCAGCATCCTGGAAGCGGCCCGGGAGCTCAAGCCCGCGCATTTAGCGGTCGTCTTCGGCGCCGGCGGCGACCGCGACCGGAGCAAGCGCCCGCGCATGGGCGAAGCGGCCGCCGAGCTGGCGGATCGAATTTATCTGACCTCGGATAATCCCCGATCCGAAGACCCGCTGGTCATTCTGAAAGAGATCGAGAAGGGATTGCATAAGGCCGGGGCGGGTCCATACGCCCTGATCCCCGACCGGCGCGAAGCCATCGCCAAGGCTTTAAGCGAAGCCAGGCGGGGCGACATCGTCATCATCGCCGGCAAGGGCCACGAAACCTACCAGGAGATCGGTGGCCGCAAGCACGCTTTCAGCGACGTCGAAACGGCGCGGGAGATCCTGCGCTCCATGGGGTCGCGCTGACATGGCCGCTCTACGTTTGGACCGGATCGCCGCCGCGACAGGCGGGAACTTCCTGCAGGGCTCGGGCGAGGCGGTCGCCGCCGGATTCGTCGTCGACTCGCGACTGGTCCGGCCCGGCGACCTCTTCTTCGCCGTCGTGGCCGATCGGGACGGCCACGACTATGCGGCCGACGCGGCCGCCCGCGGCGCCGTCGGCGCCGTCGTCTCCCGCCCCGTCGCCGGCCTGCCGGCCGGATTCGCCCTGATCCGCACCCCCGACACCGTGCAGGCCCTGCAAGCCCTGGCCCGGTCGGTCCTGGCCGAGCGGCCGGTCAAAGTCGTCGCCGTGACCGGGAGCGTCGGCAAGACGACGACCAAGGAATTTACGGCAGCCATTCTGGCCCGCCGCTTCGACGTCCTCAAGTCCGGGGGGAACTTCAACAACCACCTCGGGTTGGCCTTATCGATCCTCGGCCTTCAGCCCCACCATACGGCCGCCGTCCTGGAGATGGGCATGCGGGCCGCGGGCGAGATCCGGATCCTGGCCTCGATCGCCCCCCCCGACGTCGCCGTCATCACCAACGTCAATCCCGCCCATCTCGAGTTCCTGGGCTCGCTGGAGCGGATCGCCGCGGCCAAGTGGGAGCTCGTCGAAGGCCTCAAATCCGGTGGCGCCGCCGTCATCAACGGCGACGACCCACAGCTTCGCCGCCGCGCGGCCGCCCGAAACGGCCGGACTATCCTCTTCGGTCGGGGCGGAAACGTCGAGGTCGGGGCGGAAGACGTCGTCCGCCGCGGTTTCGACGGTTACGGCTTCCGCCTGCGGCTCGGGACCCGAACGGTCCCCTGCCGGCTCGGCTTCCTGACCGACGGCTACCTGTCCAATGCGTTGGCGGCTTCCGCCGCCGCCCATGCCCTGGGCGTCCCGCCGGAAGAGATCGCGGCGGCCGTGGTCGGGCTCCATCCGGCGCCGGGCCGCGGCGGCTGGATCCGACTGGCCGGGGGTGGGATCCTCGTCGACGACTCCTACAATTCGAATCCCGCCGCTCTGGCGGCGGCCCTGCAAGGGCTGGCCGGCCTCCCGGCCGCGCGCCGGGTGGCGATTCTCGGGGACATGCTCGAACTTGGCCCCGGCGAAGACGGATTCCACGAGGAAGCCGGCCGCATCGCCGCCGCCGCGGGTTGGGACGTTCTGATCACCATCGGGCCGCGCTCCCGGCATCTGGCCGAGGCGGCCGTGGCGGGCGGGATGGATCCGGCGGCGGTCCGAAACGTCGAGACAAGCGATCTCGCCGCAGAGGCGCTGGCCGGAATTTTGCGGCCGGGCGATCTCGTCCTGGTCAAGGGCTCGCGGGGCATGCGGACCGAAACCGCGGCCGCCCGCGTCAAAGACCTGTTCAAGGAGGCCTGACTTGTTTTACGGACTTCTGGCTCCGCTGCGAGGCGTCGTCTCGGCCTTCAACCTCTTCCGCTACATCACCGTCCGGACCGCCCTGGCCGGAGTCACGGCCCTCCTGATCAGCCTCCTGGCCGGGCCGTGGCTGATCAAGCTCCTGCGGCGGCGTCAGATCGGCCAGGAGATCCGGGCCGACGGCCCCCAGTCCCACCTGGCCAAAAAGGGCACGCCGTCCATGGGCGGACTTCTGATCATCGCCTCCACCGTCATCCCGACCCTGCTCTGGGGCAACCTCAGCAATACCTATGTCTGGCTGGCCATGGGCACGATGATCACCTTCGGCGCGATCGGCTGGCTGGACGACTACCTCAAGGTCAGCCGCAAGCGCTCGCTCGGCCTCATCGCCCGCTACAAGCTGGTCCTGCAGTTCGGGCTGGCCATCGCCTTCGGGGGCGTCATCATGCTGCTCGGCCGGGCCGGCGCCTTCGATCTCCACGTCTCCCTGCCCATCCTGAAGCAGTGGCTGCCCTACCTGGGCTGGCTCTATTGGCCCTGGATTGTCTTCATCCTGGTCAGCTCGTCCAACGCCGTCAACCTGGCCGACGGGCTCGACGGGTTGGCCATCGGGCTGACCCTGATCAGCGCCACGGCCCTGACCGCCTTAACCTACATCGCCGGTCACGCCGGCTTCGTTAAGTACCTATACATCGCCCGCGTCCCGATGGCCGCCGAGCTGACCGTATTCGGCGGCGCCTTGACCGGCGCCTGCCTCGGCTTCCTATGGTTCAACTCCCACCCGGCCCAGATCTTCATGGGCGACGTCGGGGCCTTGTCGATCGGGGCCACCCTGGCCGCGATCTCGATCCTGATCAAGCAGGAATTCCTGCTCTTCACGGTCGCCGGCGTTTTTGTCATCGAGCTCTTATCGGTCGTTATCCAGGTCTCGTATTTCCGGTTGAGCGGGGGCAAGCGCGTCTTTCGGATGGCCCCCCTGCATCATCATTTCGAGCTCCTCGGCTGGCCCGAGGAGAAAGTCGTGATCAGGTTCTGGATTTTGGGCATCATCTTCGCCCTGTTCAGCCTGACCTCGCTCAAGTTG
Protein-coding regions in this window:
- a CDS encoding FecR domain-containing protein, with amino-acid sequence MTPKRVLFLISATLALGVLAGAGEVYQIVNGPKDFYFGHISLTDIRNDAMDPVVLRDGAKTPEPASLNLPVGPGDIIRTSKERRVEIQFDNATVVRLDTDSELKIETILAQGLSSTNKMTNLVLAKGRMFIMYMQYNSRELFQV
- a CDS encoding NUDIX hydrolase codes for the protein MPRYRNPAPTIDLIIEIEDARKRPGIILIKRGHYPPGWALPGGFVEYGETLEQAAVREAKEETGLLVKLLGQFHTYSDPARDPRKHTISTVFLAKAKGTPQGGDDARLAAVFTRRTLPAPLAFDHAQILADYYRYKSGRARKTGPPLPRGGTHGRT
- a CDS encoding DUF2007 domain-containing protein, translating into MDEHSNGPDAPNPQNLDLREVTHVWGLAEADVIKSYLESNGIECIYQTIVAPFVHVFTTDGMGEIKIMVKAEDLEAAKGLLEKTDIAPEES
- the rsmH gene encoding 16S rRNA (cytosine(1402)-N(4))-methyltransferase RsmH; the protein is MSRPEHIPVLLDESLDKLAGDRPGLYVDCTLGLGGHSFEILRRNPKAEIVGLDLDEQAIRIAQQRLEPFGDRVTLYLSDYRNLPEIEIDFKRVRGVLVDRGMSSFQLDSPERGFSHGVDGPLDMRMDLRAKMSAAKILEKASEIKLAQIFRDYGELRQAHKLARAIASARRLKPLESTTELRVLVEQVCHWIPQKGKIHPASKVFQALRIEVNNELENQDAFLESTLRLLPPGGRLVVISFHSLEDRIVKHTFLKLADAASGSPLIDILTRKPVTPSEAEVARNPRSRSAKLRAAERR
- a CDS encoding cell division protein FtsL, with the protein product MMVRKPHPPREIVVWIAIALLVISVLFFYLWHINEKHRLGLRTTTLEAQLKLLGEEVSRLETRKAALLALDRVDRIARQSLGLAEPRPDQIVVEER
- a CDS encoding penicillin-binding protein 2, encoding MAANLVQDLYRKKARRRIRVSAFICFLWLLVVVGRLVELQVFGHGRAVERVAAQNQQADEIQARRGTIYDRNGRILAATLPARTIYYDPNIQEPLAVRYEPIKRLREKLELSNEDLARFQSQLAHGARRIWLKRKADPALAAQVQSDHLRINSWEETKRYYPLGRQAAHVLGGVKASGEGAAGIESKFNAILMGKPGKAIILQDARQREYDYEVLEEPEIGRDLTLTLDETIQYIAQTELERAVASTRSAWGTVIVSNPGSGDILAMATAPAYDPNLFSKTPEADFNRAIRYTIEPGSTFKIVTAAAALESRAVGLSETFDCGEGAIALPGGSIRDHKLFGILDFPGIIIHSSNVGTIQVGRRLDPDAFEAVIRAFGFGRRTGIELPGEEPGSLRPVAEWSRRSQASLSIGYEISVTPLQLLQAVNIVANRGRLVPPRIVKWIQGGRPRRDAETFATVLSAASCEKLVGILKRVVVEGTGKEALAEGYTAAGKTGTTQIYDPAAKAYSTKRHIASFVGFTPAESPQLAMVVILYDPQTEEHYGGQVAAPVFREIARRVLLTLGIAPRRPAGLLVAGLRKDGSR
- a CDS encoding UDP-N-acetylmuramoyl-L-alanyl-D-glutamate--2,6-diaminopimelate ligase, translating into MILEDVLKGVPVLSLAGDPHIEITAIAYASAEVVPGALFAALKGEKKDGHDFIPDALKRGAAAILSDRPQPEGGLEGTTAAWIQVFDPRDSLALGAANFYGHPARRLKLVGITGTKGKTTLTYLLEAILEKAGFTVGVIGTINYRRPGVVRTAVRTTPEAPDLQRMLAEMLEAGVTHCVMEVSSHALDRKRVSRIGFDVAVFTNLSGDHLDYHLTMEDYFEAKKKLFFLNDKSKRTAVVNDDDPWGQRLIAELPMTTIGFGLSPSALVRAERPKLDGLGIEALIRFPGGQVAIASPLSGKHNLYNILAAFSSALALGIPATIIRDGIAAMSQVPGRFERVDNSLGFHVYVDYAHTDAALRSILEAARELKPAHLAVVFGAGGDRDRSKRPRMGEAAAELADRIYLTSDNPRSEDPLVILKEIEKGLHKAGAGPYALIPDRREAIAKALSEARRGDIVIIAGKGHETYQEIGGRKHAFSDVETAREILRSMGSR
- a CDS encoding UDP-N-acetylmuramoyl-tripeptide--D-alanyl-D-alanine ligase, giving the protein MAALRLDRIAAATGGNFLQGSGEAVAAGFVVDSRLVRPGDLFFAVVADRDGHDYAADAAARGAVGAVVSRPVAGLPAGFALIRTPDTVQALQALARSVLAERPVKVVAVTGSVGKTTTKEFTAAILARRFDVLKSGGNFNNHLGLALSILGLQPHHTAAVLEMGMRAAGEIRILASIAPPDVAVITNVNPAHLEFLGSLERIAAAKWELVEGLKSGGAAVINGDDPQLRRRAAARNGRTILFGRGGNVEVGAEDVVRRGFDGYGFRLRLGTRTVPCRLGFLTDGYLSNALAASAAAHALGVPPEEIAAAVVGLHPAPGRGGWIRLAGGGILVDDSYNSNPAALAAALQGLAGLPAARRVAILGDMLELGPGEDGFHEEAGRIAAAAGWDVLITIGPRSRHLAEAAVAGGMDPAAVRNVETSDLAAEALAGILRPGDLVLVKGSRGMRTETAAARVKDLFKEA
- the mraY gene encoding phospho-N-acetylmuramoyl-pentapeptide-transferase is translated as MFYGLLAPLRGVVSAFNLFRYITVRTALAGVTALLISLLAGPWLIKLLRRRQIGQEIRADGPQSHLAKKGTPSMGGLLIIASTVIPTLLWGNLSNTYVWLAMGTMITFGAIGWLDDYLKVSRKRSLGLIARYKLVLQFGLAIAFGGVIMLLGRAGAFDLHVSLPILKQWLPYLGWLYWPWIVFILVSSSNAVNLADGLDGLAIGLTLISATALTALTYIAGHAGFVKYLYIARVPMAAELTVFGGALTGACLGFLWFNSHPAQIFMGDVGALSIGATLAAISILIKQEFLLFTVAGVFVIELLSVVIQVSYFRLSGGKRVFRMAPLHHHFELLGWPEEKVVIRFWILGIIFALFSLTSLKLR